The following coding sequences lie in one Rutidosis leptorrhynchoides isolate AG116_Rl617_1_P2 chromosome 6, CSIRO_AGI_Rlap_v1, whole genome shotgun sequence genomic window:
- the LOC139854761 gene encoding uncharacterized protein, with protein MNNGYFLNRWCLKICFLSLNENSKVLVSWNRRPTKELYSSQMPKMDRNKWMYEILRSSHEFLTELSEFMKVADADRVRKQNKKVSCPCKKCQNFKAYADVRMISQHLIVNGFVDEYICWSCHGELLVDNHNVSYEGSVDGTNGNTDSHDDGYHDNLDDMLHDLERNMDENEFDKFQQNFIDSEKPLYAGCTKFTKLSTVLRLVNLKANNNWSDKSFTSLLELLHDMLPEDNELPVSYYQAKKLCARWDWKSKEYTHVQMIVYYIEISIKTCMNVLLKRLFGSPKDAKLLRWHVEERKKDGKIRHVADSSQWRTIDNVYTEFGQEIRNIRFGLSLDGFNPFRNMSSRHSTWPVILCVYNLPPWLCMKRKYIMMSLLIQGPKQPGNDIDVYLAPLIDDLQTLWSPGVSVYDAYKKETFNLRSMIFFTIIDFPAYGNLSGYNTKGAKACPICEDETCSRWLKHCRKMVFMGHQKSLERYHPYRRKKDLFDGNIENGSARSPLGGEMTFSRVKNINVVFGKTNKNREKGLLLNIQGKSKDGVKVRQDMEEMNIRKELHPVKKEGKRSYLPVACYTLSKAKKTKFCESLYGVKVPSGYSANIKSLVSIKYNKLIGMKSHDCHVLMTQMIPIAIRGILPDRIRHTITKLFLFFNMIHSKVIDHGVLDTWQSDIILTLCQLEMYFPPSFFDVMVHLVSHIVYEIKARGPVFLRYMYPFERYMGFLKGYVRNKRRPKGSIVEGYVSEEVIDFCNDYLEGVKNIGLPQPRHQGRLQGVGTIGMKVVVGGINDIRQAHFTVLQHMVSIAPYVQEHMALLKAKNRGKDNMWLTTEHNKSFSSWLKERGVKVDSDGFTLVYLSTNGYLSEPFILAKKATQVFFVEDPKDSKWHVVLHGKRRILGVDNVVDEEEYNQFDELPSFSVGITSTNDVIDDTSYLRTNHNETHIQIVEHVDSLPLQKQRCLGREMKELLLDKHQRWHLKQYGPWCRNRRTCHKIQNGISKPKRCAFLNPNIISQEICSKAPEKAIDYIKATTSLRNKYYIIPYFQGAVGCLTWDQPMCQQQEVEWECGYYIMKWMHQFILFDQHRLHQEIPWISTQPLSATELERIVSTWISEYLKP; from the exons atgaataacggctattttttgaacagATG gTGTTTGAAGATTTGTTTCTTATCACTCAATGAAAACTCTAAAGTTTTAGTTTCTTGGAATCGTAGACCTACAAAAG AATTATATTCAAGTCAAATGCCTAAG ATGGATCGTAATAAATGGATGTATGAGATACTTCGGTCTAGTCATGAGTTTCTTACGGAGTTGTCTGAATTTATGAAAGTTGCTGATGCAGATCGAGTgagaaaacaaaacaaaaaagtaTCGTGTCCGTGTAAAAAGTGTCAAAATTTTAAGGCTTATGCGGATGTTCGTATGATTAGCCAACATCTAATTGTAAACGGGTTTGTAGATGAGTATATTTGTTGGTCATGCCACGGTGAACTACTAGTGGATAACCACAATGTTAGTTATGAAGGTAGCGTTGATGGTACAAATGGAAATACGGACTCACACGATGATGGTTATCATGATAATTTAGACGATATGTTACATGATTTGGAGCGTAATATGGATGAAAATGAGTTTGATAAATTTCAACAAAACTTTATCGATTCAGAAAAACCATTATATGCTGGATGTACGAAGTTTACCAAATTATCTACTGTCCTGAGACTGGTTAACTTAAAAGCAAACAACAATTGGAGTGATAAAAGTTTCACAAGCCTTTTAGAGTTGCTACATGACATGCTACCTGAAGATAATGAATTGCCTGTCTCATATTATCAAGCAAAAAAGTTATGTGCCCGATGGGATTGGAAGTCGAAAGAATACACGCATGTCCAAATGATTGTATATTATATAGAAATAAGTATAAAGACTTGCATGAATGTTCT ACTGAAACGATTATTTGGAAGCCCTAAAGATGCAAAATTATTACGTTGGCATGTAGAAGAGCGTAAGAAAGATGGAAAAATAAGACATGTGGCCGATTCATCTCAGTGGAGGACTATTGACAATGTATATACAGAATTTGGACAAGAGATTAGAAATATACGCTTTGGACTTAGTTTAGACGGATTTAATCCTTTCAGAAACATGAGTAGTCGTCACAGTACTTGGCCGGTTATTCTATGTGTATACAATCTTCCACCATGGTTATGCATGAAACGCAAATACATCATGATGTCTTTGTTGATCCAGGGTCCAAAACAACCTGGGAATGACATAGATGTTTATTTAGCACCGTTAATTGATGACTTACAAACATTATGGAGTCCCGGTGTATCCGTATATGATGCGTATAAGAAGGAGACTTTCAACTTGCGTTCCATGATTTTCTTCACCATAATCGATTTTCCAGCATATGGGAATTTATCAGGATATAATACCAAAGGAGCTAAGGCATGTCCTATTTGTGAAGATGAGACATGTTCAAGATGGTTAAAACATTGTAGAAAAATGGTGTTTATGGGACATCAAAAATCGCTTGAAAGATATCATCCATATCGTAGAAAGAAAGACTTGTTTGATGGTAACATTGAGAACGGAAGCGCACGATCACCATTGGGTGGAGAAATGACCTTTTCCCGAGTTAAAAACATAAATGTTGTGTTCGGGAAAACAAACAAAAATCGCGAAAAGG gattattgttgaacatacaAGGGAAGTCAAAGGATGGAGTTAAAGTGCGACAGGACATGGAAGAAATGAATATTCGAAAAGAGCTTCATCCGGTTAAGAAAGAAGGTAAGCGATCTTATCTGCCTGTAGCTTGCTATACCCTATCAAAGGCCAAAAAAACAAAATTTTGTGAAAGCTTATATGGTGTTAAGGTTCCATCAGGCTACTCTGCTAATATAAAGAGTCTGGTGTCGATCAAATACAATAAACTTATTGGTATGAAGTCACATGATTGTCATGTTTTGATGACCCAAATGATTCCTATTGCAATTCGTGGAATACTTCCAGACCGAATCCGACATACAATCACAAAGCTCTTCTTGTTTTTTAACATGATTCATTCGAAAGTAATTGATCATGGTGTTTTAGATACATGGCAAAGTGATATAATCCTTACTCTTTGTCAGCTTGAGATGTACTTCCCGCCTTCATTTTTTGATGTAATGGTCCACCTGGTATCTCATATTGTGTACGAAATAAAGGCTCGTGGTCCTGTTTTTTTACGATACATGTATCCATTCGAGAGATACATGGGTTTCTTAAAAGGTTATGTAAGGAACAAGCGTCGACCTAAAGGGAGTATAGTCGAAGGGTATGTATCCGAGGAGGTGATTGATTTTTGTAATGATTATTTGGAGGGTGTCAAGAATATTGGTTTACCTCAACCTCGGCACCAGGGTAGACTTCAAGGGGTTGGGACCATTGGAATGAAAGTAGTCGTTGGTGGAATTAATGATATACGCCAAGCACATTTTACAGTCCTTCAACACATGGTATCAATTGCTCCGTATGTACAAGAGCACATGGCATTATTAAAAGCGAAGAATCGTGGCAAGGATAATATGTGGTTGACAACCGAACATAACAAAAGTTTCTCATCATGGTTGAAAGAAAGA GGTGTTAAAGTTGATAGTGATGGCTTCACACTTGTCTATCTTTCCACTAATGGCTACTTATCAGAACCGTTCATTCTAGCTAAAAAAGCCACCCAAGTATTCTTTGTCGAAGACCCAAAGGATTCGAAATGGCATGTTGTTTTGCATGGTAAACGACGCATACTTGGAGTTGACAATGTCGTGGACGAGGAAGAATACAATCAATTTGACGAGTTGCCTTCATTTTCTGTTGGTATTACGTCGACAAATGATGTTATTGATGATACTAGTTACTTACGTACTAATCATAATGAA ACTCACATACAAATTGTTGAACATGTTGATAGCCTTCCACTGCAAAAGCAACGATGTCTAGGTCGGGAAATGAAGGAACTTCTTCTAGATAAACACCAGCGTTGGCATCTAAAACAGTACGGGCCTTGGTGTCGAAACAGAAG GACGTGTCATAAAATTCAAAATGGGATAAGTAAACCAAAGAGGTGCGCATTCTTAAATCCAAATATAATCTCACAAGAAATATGTTCTAAAGCTCCCGAGAAGGCAATTGATTATATCAAGGCAACAACTTCACTTCGCAATAAGTATTATATCATACCTTATTTTCAAGG GGCTGTTGGATGTCTCACATGGGATCAACCGATG TGTCAACAACAAGAAGTTGAATGGGAGTGCGGTTACTACATTATGAAGTGGATGCATCAATTTATTTTATTTGATCAACACAGGTTGCACCAAGAA ATTCCGTGGATCTCTACACAACCGTTAAGCGCGACCGAGTTAGAAAGAATCGTTAGTACTTGGATCTCCGAATATTTAAAGCCTTGA